DNA sequence from the Geobacter sp. AOG2 genome:
CCGTAGAGGGCGTCGCCCAAGGCATTCCAGGCAAAGACATTATCCGGCTCCAGTTCAAGGGCCTGATGAAAGGCACGAACGGCATCATCGCCCCGCTCCAGACTATTGTAGACCAAACCGATGCTGACCAAAGCGTCGGCATCCTTCGGGTCCAGTTCCAAAACACGCTGATAGCTGGCAATGGCCTCCCGATGCCGGGCCGCCTCAAAGTAGAGATCACCCAGCGTCGTCAGCGCGTCGGGGTCATCAGGCGCACATTTCAGACCTTCACGATAGTTGGCGATGGCATCGTCCAGGCAACCGTTCTCAGCCTGGGCGTCCCCGAGGCAAAACCAACCGTCAGGATCGTCCGGGTGTGTCTTCCGGTACTCATCCAGAACGGTAACCGCCCCCGGAGCGTCTCCTGACTCAAGAAGATCAATACCTTTACGCAAAAGTTCATGAAGAAGTTTATCGGGCATCGCTATCCTCCTGATGGATGTCGGTGAAGATGCAGGCAAGATAACAGAACTGTTACGACAGTTTCCACAAAATAGTGGTGCACTATCCTGAAATAAGCCACAATCCGGCATTTGTTTAACGGTCCGGTTTTTGCTAACAAGGCTACTAAAGACTTTTACTTCACCGGTAAAATACCATATACTTTTACAATTATTTTGCAATGGAGCTGGATATGAAAGAGAGCCATCACTCAAACGGCCTGCGCACACTTGAAGACATCAGTGCCATCATTCTTCACTCACATGACCTGCATGAAACCCTGGAGAATATCGTTACTATCGTGGCCAGACGCATGGGGACGGATGTCTGCTCAATCTATCTTCTGGAAAAGGATGGCGAAACCTTGGTCCTGAAGGCCAGCAAAGGTCTCTCCAAGGCATCGGTCAACCGCGTTTCCATGAAGGTTCACGAAGGACTCACCGGTCTGACGTTCGAAAGCCGGGGCATGGTCATGACCGACAACGCCCCGGCCCATCCCCGTTACAAGTATTTCAAGGAGTCCAAAGAGGAAAAATTCCTCTCATTTCTTGGTCTTCCGCTGTTCGAGCGCAAAACCCCCATCGGCGTCATTGTCATCCAGACCCGCGAGGCGCGAAACTTCAGCGAAGACGAGATCAGCACCCTGCGCACCATCACCTTCCAGATCAGCAGTATCGTCCACAATGCCGGCCTGCTCGATTCTATCCAGCGCACCGAGCAGGAGCGCGCCTGGTTCGAGCAGGAACTGGCCAAGATAAAAAATGGCGACACTATCAGCGTACCTGAAATGAAAAAGGGCGACAAGAAGCCGTCTTTCGTGCCGCGCATGCTTTCCGGCAGCGCGGTGTCGGCTGGATTCTGCCGCGGCAAGGTCTATATTCTCGACCGTTTCAGCGACAAAGTTATTAAAGTAGCCAAGGTCGGCACAAAGTCTGATGAAAAACGTAACTTCAGCCTAGCCTTGGAAAAAGTGAAGATCGAAACCATCTACATGGAAAAACGGGTCAGCGAGACCCTCTCTGAAGACGATGCCGCCATCTTTCACACCCACCTGATGATCCTTGAGGACAGGGGATTCTCCACTAAAGTCGGCGATCTCATCGATCAGGGCACAGGCGCAACCCGTGCCGTACATGATGTAGTCCATCATTACGTTCAGGCCTTCTCGGCCATGGAAGATCCCTACCTGCGCGAACGTTCGGCAGACATGGAAGACATTGGGCGACGCCTGATCGACGTTCTGGAGGGGAATGACAAAACAACAGTGACGCTGAAGGAAAAACGGGTCCTGATCGCGGAAGAGATATTCCCTTCAGACCTTGCCATGCTGGATCACGAAAAGATCCTCGGCATTGTGACCGAAAACGGTAACATATACTCACATGCAGCTATCATGGCTAAATCGATGGGTATCCCATCTGTCTTTGGGGTCGCCGGACTTACGGAGGCCGCCAACGTTAAGGATGAGATCATCGTGGACGGCACATCTGGGCATGTCTATATTAACCCGGACGGCGTCATAAAGAAAGAGTATGAGCGGCTGGAGCGAGACCGGGCCGGTCGTCAGAAGGAACTTGAAGGACTGCGGGAGTTACCGGCGGTGACCCGCGATAATGTCATCATTACCCTGAATGCCAATATCGGCCTGATCTCCGACGTCCGGGTCGCCAATGCGCACGGGGCCCAAGGAGTCGGACTCTACCGCACCGAGTTCCCCTACATGACGCGCACTACTTTTCCCGACCGCCATCAACAGGCCGCTGTTTATCGCAAGATACTTGAAGCCTTCTCCGGACAAAAAGTCAACATCCGCACACTAGATATCGGCGGCGACAAGGGGTTGCCCTACTTCAGCTACCCCCATGAGGATAACCCCTTTCTGGGATGGCGCTCCATCCGGGTCTCGCTTGAAAGGCAAGACATATTCCGGGAGCAGTTGGCCGGGATACTACTCTCCGCAACCGCAGGCTTCCCAACAATCATGTTTCCGCTGATCTCTTCTGTGGACGAAATCCGGCAAGTGAAGAAGATCCTCACTTCCGTGCGGGAAGAGTTGAAGCAGGAGGGACACGAACTGCCCACGAACATCCCGTTGGGGATCATGATCGAAGTACCAGCCGCTGTCCTGATCATTGATCACTTGCTCAAGGAGGTTGATTACGTCAGCATCGGCACCAACGACCTCATCCAATACACCTTAGCGGCCGACCGGAACAATCCCCGAATTAAACAGTATTACGACCCTTACCACCCAGCGGTACTCTACTCCATCAAACAGGTGGCCGATGCAGCGGCAAAGGCTGGCAAAGAGGCATCCGTATGCGGTGAAATGGCGGCCGAACCGATCAATGCTCTGCTCATGATCGGCATGGGTATACGGGAGTTCAGCCTCTCGGCCCCCAGCATCCCGGCGGTCAAGCAGGCAATCCGCTCCCATAACATCACGGAGTGCCGCACCCTGGCCCGCCAGATTCTTGCCTGTGCAAGCAGCGCCGATGTCAAAGACAGGCTGGGCAAAGCGCGAAAAAGGTTGCTGAGTTAGCACACCGCGCGCTCCCAACTCAGAACATGAACCGTCGCATGCTGATGCTCTGCAGAATCCCGATCCCCACCATGGATGTGATCATGGACGTGCCGCCATAGGAAAAAAACGGCAACGGCACTCCCACCACCGGAAACAAGCCGATCACCATGCCCATGTTTATGACGATGTGCCAGAAAAGCATGGCAGTCACCCCAACTGCCAACAGGCTGCCAAACCGGTCATTGCAGCGTCGGGCAATATTCAGCCCCCACAACACCAGAAGAAGATACAGGACAATCAACACCAGGCAACCGACAAACCCCCACTCTTCGGCAAATACCGAAAAGGCAAAGTCCGTATGTTGTTCAGGTAAAAAACGCAGCTGTGATTGGGTGCCCTTGACGAATCCTTTGCCGAAGACGCCGCCGGAGCCGACGGCAATCTTACTCTGGATGATGTGGTAGCCGCTTCCCAGGCGTGAACGTTCCGGGTTGAGAAAATCGAGGATGCGGTTTTTTTGGTAGGGTCGCAGCAATTTCGCCCATCCCAGCCAGATAGCGGGGATCGTGACCAGGCCAAAGGTTACCACCGTTGACCACCGAAGCCCCACATAGACCGACATGGAAAAAGCGATCAGGATAACCAGAACGGCGGTTCCCAGATCGGGCTGCTTCATGATCAGAATTGTCGGCACCGCAAGAATGCCGAGCGGGAAGAGAACCTCCCTGATGCTCAATCCATTTACCGACTGCACGCCCGCAAAATATTTGGCAAACGTGGCAATGATGATGATTTTCATCAACTCCGACGGCTGAATATTGAAAAAGCCGAGACTCAGCCACCGTGTCGCGCCCATGGAGCGGCGTCCAACCACTAGGACCGCTACGAGTAGGACGATCAGAAAACCGTATAGCCAGTAGGAAAAATCTTCCATGAGGTGATAGTCGACACTACACACCGCCATGACTACCATCATCCCGAACAGCACCCAGTTGAGCTGCTTGAGATAATAGGGGGCGCCGACGATCTTGTAAGGTGTGGTTGCGCTGTAGATATTCATGATGCCCAGCAGGCAGATCACGACCACAAACCCGATCAACATCCAGTCGATGTTTGTCAGCAGGCGGCGGTCAATCATCTTTATCATCCCCATTTTCGGTCTGTTTTTCGGCGGGAGGGACCGATGGCTCTTCGCCCGTGCCTTCTTCGTTGTTCTTCAGGCGTACCGGTTCTTTTTTAGCTGGTTTTTTACCGTCAAACCAAGCCTTCAGAATGCGTCCGGCAATCGGACCGGCCGCCGAGCCGCCATGTTCACCATGCTCCACAACAACTGCCACGGCGATCTCAGGTTTTTCATAGGGGGCAAAAGCCACAAACAAAGCGTGGTCACGATATTGGTAGGGGGTTGCCTGCTTGCTGTCGCGCAGTTTGACCACCTGGGAAGTGCCGGATTTACCCGCAACATGAACATCTGGAAGCCGCGCCGCGGCACCGGTCCCGCCCGGCTCGTTCACCACGGCGAATAACCCTTGTTTGACCAGCTTGTATTTATCCGCTGAGACGCCGGTTATGCCCAGCAATTCCGGCTTGAACTCCTTGAGCGGTTTACCGTCGGCATCGACGATGCGCTTCACCAGATAGGGGCGGTGTACCGTCCCCTCGTTGGCGACTGTGGCTATCATAGAGGCCAATTGAATCGGCGTCATCAACACGTAGCCTTGGCCAATGGCGACCGGCAGGGTCTCACCGTGAAACCAACGCTTTGCGAAGCGCTTCAATTTCCATTCAGCGGAGGGGATCAGCCCCCCCTTCTCGTGTGCCAGACCAATGCCCATGGGCGCGCCGAGCATGAACCTTTTTGCCATGGCAGCGATGCTGTCTACTCCCAAACGCTCGCCCAACTGATAAAAAAAGACGTCGCATGACTCGCGCAATGCCTTCCTCAGATTAGTGATGCCGTGGCCATGCCTGTTCCAGCAGTTGAAGGTCGAACTCCCCAATTTATAAGAGCCACTACAGTTTACGGTGGTATTCTCGTCTATCTTACCTTCTTCCAAGCCTGCCAGTGCGGTAATGATCTTGAAGGTCGAACCTGGGGGATACTGACCGGTCAACGCCTTATTTTCCAAGGGATGCCGTTTATCCTCCAAGTATTGCTTCCAGATATCCGCCGGCATCTTTCCGCTGAAAAGCGCAGGGTCGAACCCAGGGTTGCTGACAAAGGCCAACACCTCACCGGTGTTCACATCCATAGCGACCGCAGCGCCAGCCTGATCTCCAAAGGCCTGCTCTGCCTGTTTCTGGAGGTTCGCGTCGATGGTCAGCACCACACTGTTGCCGACTGTGGGGTATGACTCAGAGACGGTCCGCAAGACCCGGCCACGCGCATCCACTTCCAACTGCCGGCCGCCGTCATTGCCGTGCAGTTCTTTTTCCCAACTTCGTTCGATACCGTTTTTGCCGAGATAATCGCCCGGGTTGTACTCTTCGAATCCCGTTGTGCTCAGTTCATCCTCGGATATTTCACCGATATAGCCCAGCAAATGAGCCGCCAGAGTACCATTTGCATACTCACGTACCGGCTTCATTTCGATCTCTACCCCGGGAAGGCGCAGATGGTTTTCCTCCACGATTTCCACTTGGTCGCGACTTATGTTCGACGCCAGAATGATCGGGTAATATTTAGCCCGTCCCTTCCCCTTTTCCCAGCGCTCATTCATTTCGGCACGACCCAGGCCGAGCAGCTTTGCAAGGCGGTCGAGCAGGTCTTCCTTGTCGGTAATTTCCTGAGGTACAACCGCCAGGCTGAAGGAAGGCTGGTTGCTTACCAGCAGCGTCCCGTTGCGGTCCATGATGGCCCCGCGGGATGCGGCCACCGGCACGAAACGCAGGCGGTTGTTTTCCGACATGTTGCGGTAATCGTCGGCATTCAAGATCTGCAAGTGCCACAGGCGCAGCACCAGCAGGAAAAATATCCCCATCACCACAAATGAGAGGATCAGAATCCGTCTCTTGGACTCCGTGATCTCGCGGACGAAACGTTGTTCTTTCATGGCGTTTCCAGTAGACGGTTGAAACCGGGGATAAGGGGGACGAGCGACGCGGCGAAGGCATTAACGAGAAGATGGGGCACCAACCCAGCGCCCATTGAGTAGGCAATGCCGGGGGATGCGGTAAACATGAGCAGCAAAAGAAGATTCAGCGAGACACAACTCAAGGTGGCAACGCAGACGGTTATGACGAAAAGAGGGGCGCTCTCGGTGTAAAGCCGATCGGAGATATTTTTGATAACCATAAAAATAAGGAGGAAAGTAAAGGCGTTAAGCCCAAGATAGAGCCCGCTGAACACGTCCTTGACAAGCCCCAACAACCAGGACAAGGGCGCTCCGGCCTTGAATGAGCCACGTAGTGCCAAGTAGACCACAAAAATCAACAACAGATCGGCCTTAAAAGGCGAAGCGATATGAACCGGCAGAACCGCAGACTGAAGCACCACAGCCGATACGATGACGATCACCGCTGCACCCAGCTTAGTCATTGCCGTTCCTCAGTACCACCAGTACATCCTCAAGATGCGAGATATTCACGGCCGGACGGATGGTCACGGTCTGGAAAATGCCGTATTCACCGCGTTTGACCATTGTTACCTCGCCGATTGGCAGCCCTTTCATGAAAACGCCGCCGATGCCCGATGAAACAACCATGTCCCCCACCTTGACGTCTTCTTCACGGGTGGTGAATTCAAGTTGGCATAACCCATCACCCTTACCCTTGACCACCCCCCTGGCCCGGGACCGTTGGATAGTGGCAGCAATGCCGCTGGAATGATCGGTCAAAAGCAGTACCCGGCAACTGGCGGGTGCAACTTTGACCACCTGCCCAACCACCCCGTCAGCTGCCACCACAGCCATACCTTCGGTGATACCGCTTGAGCTTCCACGATCAATGACCAGTGTCCCGAACCACGGACTCAAGTCCTCACCGATCACGGTGGCGGTAAGGGTCGGTTCCTTAATCGAATTTTTCACTCCCAGAAGCAGGCTCAGACGCTTGTTTGCCAGATTAGCCTCTTCCGCCGCAACGACCCGACTGTTGAGCACCTTGACCTCTTCCCGAAGATGCAGATTCTCCCGGCGTACGTCTACTAGGTCGAGATAATTGTTCCAGACGTCTTCGCCAAAAGCGCTCAACCGGGAAAACGGCTTCATGATCGGGGCAAAGACGGTTAAGATCCCGCGCTCGATAATATTGGCATCTCGTTTATGAGGGATGTTGAGCGAATAGAAGATCAGGGCCGCAAGTATCCCGACGGCTGCCAGAATGAAAAGCATGTATTTTTTAAAGAAATCCATAACTGTCGACTCGTGGAAAACATGGCGGCAGGTCGCCGCCCACCGCCTCCCGTTTCCATACCTGGCAGATTTTTAATTTCCGCCGCAGAGCTCGTTTTCGGCGTATACCCGCATAAGATAATCACGGTAGGTCGAATTGGGGGTGTCGTCAATAACCTGCTTCATGTGGACACAATCGATAAAACCCCGCCGCAAGGCAATCTCTTCCAAGCAGGCGATCTTCAGACCTTGGCGCGACTCTATGGTTTCAATGAAGATACTGGCCTCCAGAAGGCTCTTATGGGTTCCGGTGTCCAGCCAGGCGATCCCTCGCCCCAACCGCTCCACCGTCAACTCGCCGCGCCGCAGATAAGCTGTATTGACATCGGTGATCTCGAGTTCGCCACGCGGCGAAGGTGCAATGGACTTGGCGGTATCAACCACGTGGCTATCATACAGATAGAGACCGGGGACCGCGTAGTGAGATTTGGGCTGTTTCGGCTTTTCCTCGATACTAAGCACCTTGCCTGTAGCATCGAAATCAACAACACCGTAGCGCTCGGGGTCATTGACTTGATAACCAAAGATACGCGCCCCTCCCTGAAAGTCGGCAAAGATACGATCCAGGTTCATCTTGCCGTAAAAGATGTTGTCACCTAGGATCAGACAGACTGGCTTGTCGTCGATGAATTCCTCTCCCACCAGAAATGCTTGAGCGATCCCCTTGGGCTCGGGTTGGACCTTATAGGTGAGGGAGATGCCCCAACGGGAGCCATCTCCTAGGAGCTTTTCGAAACGGGGAAGGTCGTGGGGTGTGGAAATCAGCAGGATATCCCTGATACCGGCCGTCATCAGGGTCGCCAGGGGATAATAGATCATGGGTTTGTCGTAGACCGGCTGAAGTTGTTTGCTGGCCACCAAGGTCAGCGGAAACAGACGACTACCGGCCCCGCCGGCCAGAATGATACCTTTGGTGATGCCGAGGGTCATGAGGGGGTATCCTTTTATCAGTGAATTTACCTGAATTGTAGATATTACACACTGAGCGATAAACTGTCAAACCCCATCATTTTGGTGGATCAGGGTGAGAACAGCGGCCAGCAGGTCGTCACAAACCACGCTTCCCGGCCGGATGCGTACCTCTTCATCTGTACCATAGCCGGTCCGCACCAGAATCGTGCGGCACCCCGCCGCAATTCCGGCTTCCATGTCGACCAGTTTGTCGCCAATCATGACCGACGCCGCAAGATCTATATTGTGGTGGCGGGCCGCTTCCATAAGCATACCCGGCAAGGGTTTGCGACAACTACAGGGGAGTGAATAGCTGCCGCGTCCAGAAGGATGGTGGGGGCAATAATACCATGCGTCCACCCACGCGCCGCTTTTGGCGAGCTCAGCAGCGATGTGGCGATGCAGGATGTCAACATCTTCCTCGGTGTAATAGCCCCGGGCGACACCTGACTGGTTCGTAACGACCACCACGAGGAGGCCTGCTTCGTTCAACAGCCTGAGCGCCTCCGGCACTCTTGGAATGAACTCGAAATCCTCGGCCCGGTAGAGGTAATCCTTCTCCACATTGATGGTGCCGTCCCTATCCACGAAAACGGCTCGTTTCAGAGTACCACTTCCTAAAACCATGTGCTCGTACCACCCACCAACCGACGAAACTCCCTCTTCATTTCGGCAATCATCACAGGAATACGCATTTCAAACGTACTCCAGGACCTTTGGATATCCGTAATCTTCTTTTGCTCATCCTGACACGCGCCGGTTGTCGCGCCGACCGTGGCGGTAAGGTCGGCGACGGTACCTTCGTGTTCGCTCATGAAGGAATTCATGGCAGAGCAAAACTCATCGCTGAAATAGATGCCATTTTTTTGATAGACATCAAAAAACTCCCGAATGGCAGCCAGAAAATCCTGGGCAAGGGAGACGATGGCAGCCAGATTACTCTGCCCCGGTTTGGAAAGCATCCTGCCGTTTTTGGCCATATCTATCATGATGCCATACAGTTGAACCAATGAGTCCGACCTGCCGTCCTGCATGGCGCCGAAGATCAACTTCTCCTCGGCCAAGGCGTTCCTGAACTGGTCGAGGGTGTGGCTGACCTCCTGTTGAAGCTGTTGTTTGAATAACTCGTGCCGTTTATTGACCTCATGAACGATGACTGATTTGGTAGCCCAAGCCACCGCCACAATGAAGGAAATAGCCACACCACCCAGAATGAGAAATTGAATGACAACATCATTTGAAAACATGGCATACCCTCCCGGATAATAACAAATGTGGCCTAAAGGCAATGCAATGATGTAAACAACTATTTGACAAACCAGCAGTAATCGTTCTATTTTGCAGAGACAGCGGGCAAATTTATTTAATAGAGCGGAACCCACCCATGATTAAGACCAACAACCTCAAGATTAGCGCCATCACGCCGATCATCGCCCCTGCCGAGCTTC
Encoded proteins:
- the rodA gene encoding rod shape-determining protein RodA; this translates as MIDRRLLTNIDWMLIGFVVVICLLGIMNIYSATTPYKIVGAPYYLKQLNWVLFGMMVVMAVCSVDYHLMEDFSYWLYGFLIVLLVAVLVVGRRSMGATRWLSLGFFNIQPSELMKIIIIATFAKYFAGVQSVNGLSIREVLFPLGILAVPTILIMKQPDLGTAVLVILIAFSMSVYVGLRWSTVVTFGLVTIPAIWLGWAKLLRPYQKNRILDFLNPERSRLGSGYHIIQSKIAVGSGGVFGKGFVKGTQSQLRFLPEQHTDFAFSVFAEEWGFVGCLVLIVLYLLLVLWGLNIARRCNDRFGSLLAVGVTAMLFWHIVINMGMVIGLFPVVGVPLPFFSYGGTSMITSMVGIGILQSISMRRFMF
- the ptsP gene encoding phosphoenolpyruvate--protein phosphotransferase, translated to MKESHHSNGLRTLEDISAIILHSHDLHETLENIVTIVARRMGTDVCSIYLLEKDGETLVLKASKGLSKASVNRVSMKVHEGLTGLTFESRGMVMTDNAPAHPRYKYFKESKEEKFLSFLGLPLFERKTPIGVIVIQTREARNFSEDEISTLRTITFQISSIVHNAGLLDSIQRTEQERAWFEQELAKIKNGDTISVPEMKKGDKKPSFVPRMLSGSAVSAGFCRGKVYILDRFSDKVIKVAKVGTKSDEKRNFSLALEKVKIETIYMEKRVSETLSEDDAAIFHTHLMILEDRGFSTKVGDLIDQGTGATRAVHDVVHHYVQAFSAMEDPYLRERSADMEDIGRRLIDVLEGNDKTTVTLKEKRVLIAEEIFPSDLAMLDHEKILGIVTENGNIYSHAAIMAKSMGIPSVFGVAGLTEAANVKDEIIVDGTSGHVYINPDGVIKKEYERLERDRAGRQKELEGLRELPAVTRDNVIITLNANIGLISDVRVANAHGAQGVGLYRTEFPYMTRTTFPDRHQQAAVYRKILEAFSGQKVNIRTLDIGGDKGLPYFSYPHEDNPFLGWRSIRVSLERQDIFREQLAGILLSATAGFPTIMFPLISSVDEIRQVKKILTSVREELKQEGHELPTNIPLGIMIEVPAAVLIIDHLLKEVDYVSIGTNDLIQYTLAADRNNPRIKQYYDPYHPAVLYSIKQVADAAAKAGKEASVCGEMAAEPINALLMIGMGIREFSLSAPSIPAVKQAIRSHNITECRTLARQILACASSADVKDRLGKARKRLLS
- the mreD gene encoding rod shape-determining protein MreD; the protein is MTKLGAAVIVIVSAVVLQSAVLPVHIASPFKADLLLIFVVYLALRGSFKAGAPLSWLLGLVKDVFSGLYLGLNAFTFLLIFMVIKNISDRLYTESAPLFVITVCVATLSCVSLNLLLLLMFTASPGIAYSMGAGLVPHLLVNAFAASLVPLIPGFNRLLETP
- the mrdA gene encoding penicillin-binding protein 2 — protein: MKEQRFVREITESKRRILILSFVVMGIFFLLVLRLWHLQILNADDYRNMSENNRLRFVPVAASRGAIMDRNGTLLVSNQPSFSLAVVPQEITDKEDLLDRLAKLLGLGRAEMNERWEKGKGRAKYYPIILASNISRDQVEIVEENHLRLPGVEIEMKPVREYANGTLAAHLLGYIGEISEDELSTTGFEEYNPGDYLGKNGIERSWEKELHGNDGGRQLEVDARGRVLRTVSESYPTVGNSVVLTIDANLQKQAEQAFGDQAGAAVAMDVNTGEVLAFVSNPGFDPALFSGKMPADIWKQYLEDKRHPLENKALTGQYPPGSTFKIITALAGLEEGKIDENTTVNCSGSYKLGSSTFNCWNRHGHGITNLRKALRESCDVFFYQLGERLGVDSIAAMAKRFMLGAPMGIGLAHEKGGLIPSAEWKLKRFAKRWFHGETLPVAIGQGYVLMTPIQLASMIATVANEGTVHRPYLVKRIVDADGKPLKEFKPELLGITGVSADKYKLVKQGLFAVVNEPGGTGAAARLPDVHVAGKSGTSQVVKLRDSKQATPYQYRDHALFVAFAPYEKPEIAVAVVVEHGEHGGSAAGPIAGRILKAWFDGKKPAKKEPVRLKNNEEGTGEEPSVPPAEKQTENGDDKDD
- the gmhB gene encoding D-glycero-beta-D-manno-heptose 1,7-bisphosphate 7-phosphatase, with protein sequence MVLGSGTLKRAVFVDRDGTINVEKDYLYRAEDFEFIPRVPEALRLLNEAGLLVVVVTNQSGVARGYYTEEDVDILHRHIAAELAKSGAWVDAWYYCPHHPSGRGSYSLPCSCRKPLPGMLMEAARHHNIDLAASVMIGDKLVDMEAGIAAGCRTILVRTGYGTDEEVRIRPGSVVCDDLLAAVLTLIHQNDGV
- the mreC gene encoding rod shape-determining protein MreC, encoding MDFFKKYMLFILAAVGILAALIFYSLNIPHKRDANIIERGILTVFAPIMKPFSRLSAFGEDVWNNYLDLVDVRRENLHLREEVKVLNSRVVAAEEANLANKRLSLLLGVKNSIKEPTLTATVIGEDLSPWFGTLVIDRGSSSGITEGMAVVAADGVVGQVVKVAPASCRVLLLTDHSSGIAATIQRSRARGVVKGKGDGLCQLEFTTREEDVKVGDMVVSSGIGGVFMKGLPIGEVTMVKRGEYGIFQTVTIRPAVNISHLEDVLVVLRNGND
- a CDS encoding lipopolysaccharide assembly protein LapB; the encoded protein is MPDKLLHELLRKGIDLLESGDAPGAVTVLDEYRKTHPDDPDGWFCLGDAQAENGCLDDAIANYREGLKCAPDDPDALTTLGDLYFEAARHREAIASYQRVLELDPKDADALVSIGLVYNSLERGDDAVRAFHQALELEPDNVFAWNALGDALYGQEDAEGAVEAYRKGIEIDPEDPSAHFNLGELYYDMEELEEAEEECREAVRLDPCFSMAYLTLGGICMDQDRTKDAVRYFEQYLACEKSSQAKDMIAEVRAVVEGLKEELKE
- the rfbA gene encoding glucose-1-phosphate thymidylyltransferase RfbA → MTLGITKGIILAGGAGSRLFPLTLVASKQLQPVYDKPMIYYPLATLMTAGIRDILLISTPHDLPRFEKLLGDGSRWGISLTYKVQPEPKGIAQAFLVGEEFIDDKPVCLILGDNIFYGKMNLDRIFADFQGGARIFGYQVNDPERYGVVDFDATGKVLSIEEKPKQPKSHYAVPGLYLYDSHVVDTAKSIAPSPRGELEITDVNTAYLRRGELTVERLGRGIAWLDTGTHKSLLEASIFIETIESRQGLKIACLEEIALRRGFIDCVHMKQVIDDTPNSTYRDYLMRVYAENELCGGN